In Gimesia benthica, a single window of DNA contains:
- the typA gene encoding translational GTPase TypA, translated as MKREDVRNIAIIAHVDHGKTTLVDALLHQSGQFRDSQLKGDCILDSNDLERERGITILAKNIALMYKGVKINIIDTPGHADFGGEVERVLRMADGVLILVDAFEGPRPQTRFVLKKALECHLKPLVVINKIDRPDCRPDHVLSEMFDLFVDLDADDETLDFPYIYASAREGFATHDLDNFGDSIHPLLDMVLEKVPAPEVEFDAPLKMMVTTLEWSEYVGRVATGRISTGKVRRGEKVTLIKAGGKHINCTIDSVELFNNLGRAPVEEATAGDIVALVGLDNPEIGDTVACALKPEALERIDVDEPTLSMLFTINSSPLAGQDGKYVTSRNLRERLMRELESNVALRVTEREDKDSFSVSGRGVLHLSVLIEQMRREGYELSVGKPEVIRKKIDDKWHEPFEELVVDVPADSVGSVMELVCARRGQIIDMTAGETGMSHLKFSIPARGLIGLRTRLLNATKGEAIINHRFEGYKPSEGEVPRRANGVMVSQAKGQAVGYALWKLQERAEFFVSPGDDVYEGMIIGENARENDLVVNPIRGKKLTNVRASGSDENVALKPARDMSLEAALEYIEQDEYVEITPKLIRLRKIYLTENERKRQHRSTNA; from the coding sequence ATGAAACGAGAAGATGTGCGGAACATTGCTATCATTGCGCACGTGGACCACGGGAAGACCACACTGGTCGACGCCCTGTTACACCAGAGCGGCCAGTTCCGGGATTCCCAGTTGAAAGGTGACTGTATTCTGGATTCGAACGATCTGGAACGCGAACGGGGAATCACTATTCTGGCCAAGAACATTGCCCTGATGTACAAGGGCGTGAAAATCAACATCATCGATACCCCGGGCCACGCCGACTTCGGTGGCGAAGTCGAGCGCGTGCTCCGTATGGCCGATGGTGTGCTGATTCTGGTGGATGCCTTTGAAGGCCCCCGTCCCCAGACCCGCTTCGTATTGAAAAAGGCCCTCGAGTGTCATCTGAAGCCTCTCGTGGTGATCAACAAGATCGACCGCCCCGACTGCCGCCCCGATCACGTGCTGAGTGAAATGTTCGACCTCTTCGTCGATCTGGATGCAGACGACGAAACTCTCGATTTCCCTTACATTTATGCCAGTGCCCGTGAAGGCTTCGCCACACACGATCTGGACAACTTCGGCGATAGCATTCACCCGCTGCTGGACATGGTGCTTGAGAAAGTACCCGCTCCGGAAGTCGAATTCGACGCCCCGCTGAAGATGATGGTCACAACCCTCGAATGGTCTGAATACGTGGGCCGCGTAGCCACCGGTCGTATCAGCACCGGTAAAGTCCGTCGCGGTGAAAAGGTCACCCTGATCAAGGCCGGCGGAAAGCATATCAATTGTACCATCGATTCGGTCGAACTGTTCAATAACCTGGGACGGGCTCCCGTTGAAGAAGCCACCGCCGGCGATATCGTCGCTTTGGTTGGTCTGGACAATCCTGAAATCGGCGACACCGTTGCCTGTGCACTGAAACCTGAAGCCCTGGAACGTATCGACGTCGATGAGCCGACACTCTCGATGCTGTTTACCATCAACAGTTCTCCGCTGGCAGGACAGGATGGCAAATACGTCACCAGCCGTAACCTGCGGGAACGTCTGATGCGTGAGCTCGAATCGAACGTGGCTCTGCGTGTCACCGAACGGGAAGACAAAGACTCGTTCTCCGTTTCCGGTCGTGGCGTGCTGCACCTCTCCGTTCTCATCGAACAGATGCGTCGCGAAGGTTATGAGCTTTCCGTCGGTAAGCCTGAAGTGATCCGCAAGAAGATCGACGATAAATGGCATGAACCGTTTGAAGAACTCGTTGTCGATGTCCCTGCGGATTCGGTCGGTTCCGTGATGGAACTGGTCTGTGCCCGTCGAGGACAGATTATCGACATGACCGCCGGCGAAACCGGAATGTCACACCTCAAGTTTTCGATTCCCGCCCGCGGGCTGATCGGTCTGCGAACCCGTCTGCTCAACGCGACCAAAGGGGAAGCGATCATCAACCACCGCTTCGAAGGCTACAAGCCCAGCGAAGGGGAAGTTCCCCGGCGTGCGAATGGCGTGATGGTCTCCCAGGCCAAAGGGCAGGCCGTAGGTTATGCTCTCTGGAAACTGCAGGAACGGGCTGAATTCTTCGTCTCTCCCGGAGATGATGTCTACGAAGGGATGATCATCGGCGAAAACGCCCGTGAGAATGACCTCGTCGTCAATCCGATCCGCGGTAAAAAACTGACGAACGTGCGTGCTTCCGGTTCTGATGAAAACGTCGCCCTCAAGCCAGCCCGGGATATGAGTCTCGAAGCCGCCCTGGAGTATATCGAGCAGGATGAGTATGTGGAGATCACTCCCAAGCTGATCCGTCTCCGTAAGATCTACCTCACGGAAAACGAGCGGAAACGCCAGCACCGCAGTACGAATGCTTAA